One part of the Arachidicoccus terrestris genome encodes these proteins:
- a CDS encoding helix-turn-helix transcriptional regulator, producing MSLNKLALIRYKAIDDCLRNKMRKWTLEDLIEKVSDVLYEREGIENGVSKRTIQGDIQLMRSDKLGYNAPIEVAERKYYFYADDNYSITNAPMSDTDVERLKEVIDLLKQFNAFQYLDDMSEMIARLENNLYKSTYQTNNYIQFEGNALLKGLHFISPLYQYIRQHKPLSINYQSFKARSAHWAIYHPYLLKEFRNRWFLICSTQKGDQLLNLALDRMISVEEAKDMAFLPYDGVDFDRYFDDLIGVTKGKTDRAHKVVLKVNRKNAPYVITKPLHASQQILHEDETGVTIRIDVVLNFELEKEILAFGDFMQVISPRLLKSRIEKRLKAAMSLYLNDGPERMEG from the coding sequence ATGTCTCTAAATAAGCTTGCACTGATCAGATACAAGGCTATTGATGATTGTTTGCGCAATAAGATGCGCAAATGGACGCTGGAGGATCTCATTGAAAAAGTCTCAGATGTATTGTATGAGAGGGAAGGAATTGAAAACGGTGTGAGTAAGCGTACCATTCAGGGAGACATTCAACTGATGCGCAGTGATAAACTGGGGTATAATGCCCCCATCGAAGTCGCTGAACGAAAATACTATTTTTATGCAGATGACAACTACAGTATCACAAATGCCCCCATGAGTGACACTGACGTCGAAAGGCTAAAGGAAGTCATTGACCTGTTAAAGCAATTCAATGCCTTTCAGTATCTGGATGATATGAGCGAAATGATCGCCCGGTTAGAAAACAATTTATACAAATCCACCTATCAAACTAACAATTACATTCAGTTTGAAGGAAATGCGCTACTAAAAGGACTACATTTTATCTCTCCGCTTTATCAGTATATCCGGCAACATAAGCCACTTAGCATTAATTACCAGTCTTTCAAAGCCCGATCAGCGCATTGGGCAATCTATCATCCCTACCTCCTGAAAGAGTTTCGAAACAGGTGGTTCCTAATCTGTTCCACTCAGAAAGGCGACCAGCTCCTGAATCTGGCACTGGACCGGATGATTTCAGTAGAAGAAGCTAAGGATATGGCATTCTTACCTTATGATGGTGTAGATTTCGACAGATACTTTGATGACTTAATAGGCGTGACAAAAGGTAAAACCGACAGGGCACATAAAGTCGTCCTTAAAGTAAATAGGAAAAATGCGCCATATGTCATTACCAAACCTCTTCACGCTTCTCAACAAATTCTACATGAGGATGAAACGGGCGTTACGATTCGCATAGATGTGGTGCTCAATTTTGAGCTGGAAAAAGAGATACTTGCTTTTGGTGATTTCATGCAAGTCATCTCACCGAGGTTGTTGAAGTCCAGAATTGAAAAAAGGTTAAAGGCTGCCATGTCCCTGTACCTAAATGATGGCCCGGAAAGAATGGAGGGATAA
- a CDS encoding COG4315 family predicted lipoprotein: MHVSQAQNGAVQINLREQDPFGQFLVDGQGKSVYLFLKDSSVTSSCYDACAVTWPPVLTSNENITAGEGVQSSLLGTIKRNDGSLQVTYNSHPLYYYEDDKKAGDVEGQDKDDFGAEWYLVKPDGEKMGDVEK, translated from the coding sequence ATGCATGTTTCACAGGCCCAGAATGGGGCGGTTCAGATTAATCTGAGAGAGCAGGATCCATTTGGCCAGTTTCTGGTTGACGGACAGGGTAAAAGCGTATACTTGTTCTTAAAAGATTCGTCGGTAACAAGTAGTTGTTATGATGCCTGTGCCGTGACATGGCCACCAGTGCTGACTAGTAACGAAAATATTACCGCCGGCGAAGGTGTCCAATCATCATTGCTCGGTACCATTAAGAGAAATGATGGCTCATTGCAGGTGACCTATAACAGTCATCCACTATATTATTATGAAGATGATAAAAAAGCGGGTGACGTCGAAGGGCAGGATAAAGACGACTTTGGCGCTGAATGGTATCTTGTAAAACCAGATGGTGAAAAGATGGGTGATGTAGAAAAATGA
- a CDS encoding DUF6807 domain-containing protein, producing MTNLQKVRGIMVIGLLLLSELAVTGYAQDTRFTITENKTDKRVDISIDGKPFTSYIYPDSLMKPVLYPIRTADGAWITRGWPLVPRAGEHVDHPHHIGLWFNYENVDGLDFWNNSSSIPKAKKKKYGEIRHFSVNKMFADNNKAELGVTAYWITPDGTKLLRQDTKYIFSGTGSMRSIEIAIKLTALSKDVSFPDIKDGLIGIRLTRELEYPSDIPEKVTDSNGVISGIQERSIKEETGVYRSSEGKEGNAVWGTRARWVNLNGTLGGEPVSVVILDHPANIGFPTYWHARGYGLFAANPLGQKIFSNGKKALDFKIKAGTSAVFKYKVLINSGRHLSDDQVNNEANEFKNGAN from the coding sequence ATGACGAATCTTCAAAAAGTACGCGGAATAATGGTAATAGGCCTATTGTTATTAAGCGAACTGGCAGTAACCGGTTATGCTCAAGATACTCGCTTTACAATTACTGAAAATAAGACAGATAAGCGTGTTGATATTTCCATAGATGGAAAACCCTTTACGTCATATATCTATCCAGACAGTTTAATGAAACCTGTACTTTATCCTATTCGTACAGCTGATGGTGCATGGATTACTAGAGGGTGGCCTCTTGTGCCTCGAGCCGGAGAACACGTCGATCATCCTCATCATATCGGACTTTGGTTTAACTATGAAAATGTGGATGGATTAGATTTTTGGAATAATTCATCCAGTATCCCTAAAGCGAAAAAAAAGAAGTATGGGGAGATCAGACATTTTTCCGTGAATAAGATGTTCGCCGATAACAATAAAGCGGAACTGGGCGTAACAGCCTACTGGATAACGCCAGATGGAACTAAACTCCTAAGACAGGACACGAAATATATTTTCTCTGGGACGGGAAGTATGCGTTCAATTGAAATTGCCATAAAATTAACTGCACTATCTAAAGACGTGTCATTTCCGGATATTAAAGATGGGTTAATAGGCATTCGTTTAACTCGTGAACTGGAATACCCTTCCGACATTCCGGAAAAAGTTACAGACAGCAACGGAGTCATTTCAGGTATTCAGGAAAGAAGTATTAAGGAAGAAACTGGGGTATACCGGAGCAGCGAAGGGAAAGAAGGTAACGCTGTATGGGGAACCAGGGCAAGGTGGGTGAACTTAAATGGAACGCTCGGTGGAGAGCCTGTTTCCGTGGTAATACTGGATCATCCGGCGAATATCGGATTTCCGACCTATTGGCATGCCCGTGGTTATGGACTCTTTGCTGCTAATCCTTTGGGTCAGAAGATATTCAGTAATGGAAAAAAAGCTCTGGACTTTAAAATAAAAGCAGGTACCTCAGCCGTATTTAAATATAAGGTGTTAATTAATTCTGGACGCCATCTTTCAGATGATCAGGTGAATAATGAAGCGAATGAGTTTAAGAATGGAGCTAACTAA
- a CDS encoding PDDEXK nuclease domain-containing protein: MGNSKENKVDGIYNEILQQAVLEIKTARNNIARQVNTAAIGVYWSIGKLLSERKIEKRHGEGVVNRLSVDLKLEFPDMGLSPRNLWHMKRFYERYILAEPKLKQSVSVLPWGHNILLINKITDNDEAYWYALKAAELGWSRNILLNYLKADSFHNEIDLPKSHNFNEVLPETVAEQAEDMLKSSYNLGFLGLTKAVKERELERRLIERIKQFILGKGFTYIGHQHCLEFNGKEYFIDTLLYHRGLRALLALELKIGSFKPEYVGKMNFYLGLLDKLEKRPEENPSIGIILCADKDHLDVEIALQGIQKPIAVAEYKLLLPTKELESVILEEMKKIESEKEGDDE; the protein is encoded by the coding sequence ATGGGTAACAGTAAAGAAAATAAAGTTGATGGTATCTATAATGAAATACTGCAACAAGCTGTTTTAGAAATTAAAACAGCACGAAACAATATTGCCCGGCAGGTAAATACTGCAGCAATCGGTGTTTATTGGAGTATTGGGAAGTTGCTTTCCGAACGAAAAATAGAGAAACGACATGGAGAGGGCGTAGTAAACCGTCTTTCGGTTGACTTAAAGCTCGAATTTCCAGATATGGGGCTTTCTCCTCGTAATCTATGGCATATGAAACGGTTTTATGAAAGGTATATTTTAGCTGAACCAAAACTGAAACAGTCTGTTTCAGTTTTGCCATGGGGGCATAACATCCTTTTAATCAATAAGATAACTGATAATGATGAAGCTTATTGGTACGCCCTAAAGGCAGCAGAACTTGGGTGGAGCCGCAACATCCTCCTTAACTATCTGAAAGCTGATAGCTTCCACAATGAAATTGATCTGCCCAAATCCCACAATTTTAATGAAGTGCTTCCAGAAACAGTAGCAGAACAGGCAGAAGATATGCTCAAATCCAGTTATAATCTCGGGTTTCTTGGATTAACGAAAGCTGTAAAGGAAAGAGAACTTGAGCGACGCCTCATTGAGAGAATCAAACAATTTATATTGGGGAAAGGGTTTACCTACATCGGGCACCAACACTGTTTAGAATTCAATGGAAAAGAATATTTTATAGATACCCTGCTATATCACCGCGGGCTAAGGGCACTTTTGGCATTGGAGTTGAAAATCGGAAGCTTCAAACCAGAATACGTTGGCAAGATGAATTTTTATCTTGGCTTGTTAGATAAATTAGAAAAGCGACCAGAGGAGAATCCTTCCATTGGTATAATACTCTGTGCTGATAAAGATCACTTGGATGTGGAGATAGCCTTACAGGGTATTCAAAAACCAATTGCTGTTGCAGAATATAAACTATTACTTCCGACTAAAGAATTGGAATCTGTCATCCTGGAGGAAATGAAAAAAATTGAAAGTGAAAAAGAGGGAGATGATGAGTGA
- a CDS encoding IS701 family transposase, with translation MTAFKQSRTFQRARDLSHGVISCIGRCTITGMLTASGNQFKDWSAAYRIFKGERMDMNAIFSEVRKEVVYQNRKKGDFIYAHMDDTLLRKRGKKISGTGWLRDPLGPPFCNNFIWGQRFVQLSLSLIEKDLCGPSRAIPVDFKHCPPTKKPSKNATDQEVALYRERQKKEKMSEVGVQRVIALRKCLDDDGYKNKKLILSVDGSYTNGTVLRQLPENVELIGRIRKDSKIYALPEEQQSGKGRKRYYGEELPTPEQIRQSDDYPYQQVEAWAAGKMRTFNVKVVKDIRWRKSGKRDLMLIIIRPVSYRLTKKSKLLYRAPAYLISTNQEIDIFLQVQAYIRRWEIEVGFRDQKTLMGCGQAQIREKTAVAKVPAFVSACYAMMILASHKQQQSKSKKQLPGPKWYVNIKKQRVTTGDIINRCRVENWAQSVNINFSDFVNIEKKLSKCEKMANPSFSSFFYARN, from the coding sequence ATAACAGCTTTCAAGCAATCCAGAACTTTTCAGAGAGCTCGCGATTTGTCTCACGGAGTTATTTCATGTATTGGACGTTGTACGATAACAGGGATGTTAACAGCAAGTGGGAATCAGTTTAAGGACTGGAGTGCGGCCTATCGAATATTTAAGGGTGAAAGAATGGATATGAATGCAATTTTTTCTGAAGTTAGAAAGGAGGTCGTGTATCAAAATAGAAAGAAAGGCGATTTTATTTATGCACACATGGACGATACCCTGTTAAGGAAGAGAGGGAAGAAAATATCAGGGACCGGATGGCTAAGGGATCCACTTGGCCCCCCGTTTTGTAATAATTTCATTTGGGGCCAACGATTTGTTCAACTCTCTTTATCGCTCATTGAAAAAGACCTCTGCGGTCCATCAAGGGCCATCCCGGTAGACTTCAAACATTGTCCTCCCACCAAGAAGCCGTCAAAAAATGCGACCGACCAGGAAGTAGCACTATACCGGGAAAGACAGAAGAAAGAAAAAATGAGCGAAGTAGGCGTCCAGCGTGTCATAGCCTTGAGAAAGTGCTTAGATGACGATGGCTATAAAAATAAAAAACTTATCCTGAGCGTGGACGGCAGTTACACGAATGGAACTGTTTTAAGGCAACTTCCAGAAAATGTAGAACTCATTGGCCGCATAAGGAAGGATTCAAAAATTTATGCTCTACCAGAAGAGCAACAATCAGGAAAGGGACGTAAACGATATTATGGAGAAGAGCTCCCCACACCAGAACAAATCCGACAAAGCGATGACTATCCTTATCAGCAGGTTGAAGCATGGGCTGCAGGAAAGATGCGTACATTCAATGTGAAAGTTGTAAAAGATATACGCTGGCGAAAATCAGGTAAGAGAGACTTAATGCTGATCATTATCAGGCCAGTTTCCTATAGGCTCACCAAAAAATCAAAATTACTGTATCGTGCTCCCGCCTATTTAATATCAACCAATCAAGAGATAGATATTTTCCTGCAGGTCCAGGCTTATATTAGAAGATGGGAGATAGAAGTCGGCTTTAGAGATCAGAAAACATTAATGGGATGTGGTCAGGCACAAATCCGGGAAAAAACTGCGGTAGCAAAAGTTCCGGCATTTGTATCCGCATGTTATGCTATGATGATACTGGCATCGCACAAACAGCAGCAGTCCAAATCAAAAAAACAACTCCCTGGGCCTAAATGGTACGTAAATATTAAAAAGCAAAGGGTTACTACTGGTGATATTATAAATAGATGTAGAGTTGAAAATTGGGCGCAAAGTGTAAATATTAATTTTTCCGACTTCGTGAACATTGAAAAAAAATTATCGAAGTGCGAAAAAATGGCAAATCCCTCATTTTCCTCCTTCTTTTATGCCAGAAATTAG